From Nicotiana tabacum cultivar K326 chromosome 20, ASM71507v2, whole genome shotgun sequence, one genomic window encodes:
- the LOC107793169 gene encoding F-box/kelch-repeat protein At3g23880-like: MKQYQRRNRSLQAQNPRIPDLPNEITIAILAKLPVRSLLRFKNVSKQWQSWISNPESDLSKQRRRSSKAIFNQNGGSFHLINPKEDDKFNFQTLENPLSESRIYKDKYSKPYLRLLGSCDGLVLISANKHIFLWNPATRFCNKVIELHLLTSDEHVISAGGLCFGSSKNEYKVLFYVYNKSVCDTDGAYALVASLKDKKWRRIDCPCDMFSARDGITMHGRLHSRANLDNNYFNMHENLVGRYKDEHLRWNPDNDNEPMDGEESGESKWQNHRLFGPRKEVICFDAISEKFHSLYKNDNAIVGLGVLNDCLCMTCVEFDKRLEILVMKEYGRKDSWTSLFVIRNSEITRPYIFYRSLFMSNNGKLALIVRHNGVVAYYPKNDSMQDILELRYQNDISVITYVESLISPIEYYWNEEQHIKANEINTH; the protein is encoded by the exons ATGAAACAATATCAAAGAAGAAATCGTTCCCTTCAAGCTCAAAACCCGCGAATTCCAGATCTACCCAACGAAATCACTATCGCTATTCTAGCAAAATTACCAGTGAGATCCCTCTTAAGATTCAAGAATGTTTCTAAGCAATGGCAATCTTGGATTTCAAACCCCGAATCGGATCTCTCAAAACAACGACGAAGAAGCTCAAAAGCGATTTTCAATCAAAATGGAGGCTCCTTTCACTTGATAAATCCAAAGGAGGATGACAAGTTCAACTTCCAGACTCTTGAGAATCCTTTATCGGAAAGCCGTATTTACAAGGATAAGTATTCAAAGCCATATCTAAGATTGTTGGGTTCTTGTGATGGTCTCGTACTCATAAGCGCGAACAAGCATATTTTCTTGTGGAATCCTGCTACTCGATTTTGCAACAAAGTGATTGAACTCCACCTATTGACAAGCGATGAACATGTTATAAGTGCTGGGGGACTTTGTTTCGgctcttccaagaatgaatacaAGGTACTTTTCTACGTATACAATAAGTCCGTCTGTGATACTGATGGTGCTTATGCTTTGGTTGCAAGTCTTAAAGACAAAAAGTGGAGACGCATCGATTGCCCCTGTGATATGTTCTCGGCCCGTGATGGGATCACAATGCATGGGCGGCTTCACTCTAGGGCAAATCTGGACAACAACTATTTTAACATGCACGAGAATTTAGTCGGAAGATATAAGGATGAGCATTTACGTTGGAATCCCGATAATGATAATGAACCAATGGATGGTGAAGAAAGTGGTGAATCAAAGTGGCAAAATCACCGACTTTTTGGTCCTCGTAAAGAGGTAATTTGTTTTGACGCCATCTCAGAGAAGTTCCACTCGTTATACAAAAACGATAACGCTATAGTTGGTTTAGGAGTTTTAAATGATTGTCTATGTATGACTTGCGTAGAATTTGATAAGCGTCTTGAGATATTGGTCATGAAAGAGTATGGAAGGAAGGATTCATGGACATCGTTGTTTGTCATAAGGAATTCAGAAATAACGCGTCCCTACATATTTTATCGGTCTCTTTTCATGTCGAATAATGGAAAATTAGCATTGATAGTACGCCATAATGGTGTTGTTGCATACTATCCTAAGAATGATAGTATGCAAGACATTCTTGAGCTCAGATACCAAAATGATATATCAGTCATTACTTACGTGGAAAGCTTGATCTCACCCATAGAATATTACTGGAACGAGGAGCAACACATAAAAG CAAATGAGATTAATACGCATTAG